The genomic window CGGCTGCACCCTGAATGAGCTCCAGCTCACGGGAATGCCTTTTGATGATGCCGGGATGAAGGCTTCAGCTGAGATGAGTGGCATGCTCAAGGATGAAGGCCTCTATCTCGACGGACCAGCGGCATACATTGCCCATTCTCGTTACTTGCAGCCCCTTTCAGGAAAGAGATGGTGCGCCAGGGTCATCCGCGCTtggaaggccaaggaaaGCCCTGATGACGATAGCGACGACGACTCTGACACTATCCACGGCCACTCTCACGGCCACGCAAGACTCGGAGCCCTTCCACCCGCTCCCAAGGAAGAGGGACACCCAACTTCCAACCGCGACGAGGAGAGCGTCATCTGGAAGCGAGTTCCCACCTCCCGCGATGTCGAGAGTCGAGAGTGGATTCAGTTTTCTCGATTTAGCGGATACGAGATCAGTGATCTCGATTGGGACAGTGATGAGGAAGGCGTCTGCCCCTGCTGTGGAGAATCTCACCCAGGCTCGTCCTTCCTGGACTTTCTACTCGATGAAGACAATGCTGACTGAGAATCAGCCTGATGATTTCACCGGACACTTGGCGttgagagatgagatgatggaaTGTCTTGATGATTCATGTATTTTTTCCGTCAATATGCCTAGATACCCCTGCTAGCTATGAGATTGCTGCTGATTGATTTGAGGACACGGAACAAGGAGTCAGGCAAAACGGAACGGAAAATGGACTGGTGAAGGGACTAGGCAAGATATTTTAGACAGGCCGGCGAGCCACGACCAGCGACTATTGAAATCAAATGCTGCGATGTATGCCATTTACTGATGTCTTTTAAACGCCGTTGAGTGATTATGTCTATATACGTCTACTATAAGCACGCATGGGTAATGCAAGTAAAGATGATATCAAATTCCAGAATCATCTTGCTCCATCTCAGAATTATGAGTAAACTCCTTCCATGCTTTACAGCCTTGGTTAATATCCTTGGCTTGTTGCTCCGATATGAGGGCTGGGATCTCGTCCTCGCGTACTACAAACTGTAACGAGAAGCCTTCCGCAGCGTGCCATCCGATATGACAATGCATTAACCAGACACCAGGGTTATCAGTCAGGAAGGCAAGCACGAGATGTCCCGAAGCGGGGAGAAGTGCGGTATCGCGACGTGGAGggtttttggtgttgagagtgACATTGGGTCCGTAGGGTCCAGGGCCTTGGGCGAGAATCTGGAAGTCGTAGCCATGAAGATGGATGGGGTGGGAGATGTCAAGGTTGGTCTCGATAGCAAGGTATACCCAGGCGTTGGGTTTGGGGATGCGGATGACGGCGTTGGAGGGGGCGAAGGAGGTATTTGTGcggagcttgaggagggaTGGATTATCCCATTCGGCGGCCATTGTGGTGCTGTTGAGGGTCCATTTGATGATGCCGTCTTCATTCCATGTGCGGTTGGCGTTTTGCTCGAATTGGTGATCGGGAGGGCCAACGTTTCGCGGGACAACGGGGACGAGGCTTTCGTAGGGCTCGTCTATACACTTGTCCTCGAACTTGGGGCCCTTTGTAGTGGGTGTAGAGTTGCTTGAGCCGTAGTAGACAATGCCCAGGATGTTGTCTGGGTCGGCGATTTTGCTGCAGTCTTGCTGGGGGGTGGCGCGGAGccagaaggaagaggcttCTGAGGCTTGGTCGGCAGTAACGAGGACATCCATACGTTCACCGATAGCTAGACTAACGTGATCGGTTTCGTATGGTTTGATGGAGACAAAGTCGACCGCAATAACCTCGAGAGTGTGGTGATCGATGGAGAACTTGTACAGGGTGTCGATCCCGACGTTGATGAGACGAAGACGATATGTCTTGCCCTTTTTAAAGTTCATGGAGAACCGCTTCCCAGTCTGGTTCTTTTCGCCATCTCTTCCGTGTACGTTAGTGCCATTGATTAGCACATTGTCCATAAGGGCCGGGCCTTTACGGGCAACTTCGGGGAGTAGCTGGTGGACAGTCCGATGAGACCAATCGCTGATCATGATGGTCccaacatcctcatcgtAATTTGCACTGGCCGGGCCGCGGATGATCAAGCCGCCAAAGACGCCATCGTACGTCTGGAGGCCAAAGTGCGAGTGATACCACGATGTGCCGTACTGGGTGGCGCGCCACTTGTATGTGATGGACGAGCCGGGGGCAACAGGGCACTGGGTGATGGCCACGACTCCATCTTGGGGGTTGGTGTAGTTTTGGTGAGTGCCGTGGAAGTGAAAGGACGAGCCGTTGGTGGAGCCCTTTAGGTTGCTCTTTAAGTGAACAATCACTTCATCACCCCAGTCGGCGAACAGTGTCGGTCCTGGTATTGTCCCATTGATAGCCTGGGCTGGCCTCTCTACTCCATCAAGAGCAACGAGAACTTCGCTGATCTCGAGCCAGTACTCTCTCGTTACGCCAGTCTCCGGTGTGACTGTGTAGTAGTCGCTATGGATATCAAAGTCGCACCACTGGTCTCGAGTAGAGGGGGTGTTGCCGGAACAGGGTTCCCTGCGCTGGATCTGAGTGTGATGTGTTTCGGGCAAGGTGCTGATAGAGGTAGCAAAGACGAGAGGCAGGAGTGGATAGAGAGTCTTGTACATAATGAAGTGTGTATTAGGGTGTTGAATGATCAACTTGCACAGAAACTTGTCTGGCAGCAGATTTCTGCCTTTTGAACCATCCTGATAGCGGAACGTCCGCTCACCAGGAAGCAGGTCGTTCGACAATCATACGTGATGCCGGTCTCCGCGAGATGTTGAAAGCCACATTCGAGAATTTATCTAGAATCATTCTAGAAGCCGCGGGAGAAGTTCTGTTGGGACGCCATGACAACTTGCGACGGTTCCTCGGGCGGGCCGATATGGGTCAACGATGACGCAGATGGTTGAAAGTCGGGAAGGTATTACGAGTTGGGTTCGGAAATCCCATACTCATgagtaagaaagaaatagACTGTCTACCACTTAGAACACACCGAAACCGAAGCGGTGGGATTCAGGCGTCAACGGAGCGAGTTCTCCAACGGATGAAGCCATCTCGGCGCTGGTGGCATCGGCCGGACCTCCCGAACGAGGACTCAAGTCTTGGGTGTCAATGCGCCCTCTTGGCTCCGACTTAGATGCCTTGAAGATAAATACTCAGCACTTGCCCTCTTCCAATCCGAAATCGCCTTGATTCGAACTTTGTGTTGCCAAGACGCCTTGGTTGACGCTTGGCAGCTCTCAGTCACCAGGAGGTTGAAGGTGCATCAAAAACAGCGACAGCAGCgatagaaaagaaaaaggccTTGCTAATTTATTGAAAATACATGTCCACAAGGGTAGTCTCAAGGTTGACGAGCAAAAGAAGTGTTGGGGTTGTGTAACAGTGTAAGTGAAGTTGAGTTCATGGATGGGGTAGCATCTCCCCGCCAACGTCACCTGACGTCGCGACTTGCGCGCATTGCTCCTTCCCAGCGCGCGCTCAGAATCGTGCCTCCCGTCTACAGCACCAGCCATCAACGAAAGGGACATCACTCCTTCAACCTCTACCTCGAGTCTTTTCGAACCGTCGCCTCGACTAGGCCTTCATTTTATGGTCTTTCGCTCTTTTCGTTTATATCGTCGAGTGCGCGCCCATCTTTTTCGCGTCGACTTTCAGGAGTTGCTCCTCATGTCCCACCAACATTAGACCTTCTATGCAACATCCACACGACCGAGATTCTCCCTCGCATCAAGGCCTCAGGGCCACAAGGCAACAGGAAGCGCGCCGCCATCCCTTCAACCCTTGCCGAATACTTCTGCTGCGATTCCCACACGCACGATGGCACCGAGTCTCAAAGACAAAGGCGGCCGGCTCCTAGCCTTTGCCAACGCTGGCCCAAAACCGATTCGATCTCAGTCTCAGCCAGAAAACGCGCCCCAAAATATCGAGCAACCACAGAGTATTGCTCCGGCTCCGGTACGACGGGCCTTTGGCGATCCTCGAGAAGTGCCTGGGCTCGCTGGAAGGCACACTGCGCCTCCACGCGAAAACCATCCTCTCAGCATACCACCCCCCCGTTCACCTCCACTCTCAGTAGCTTCTTCTAATGGACGAATGCGAGGAAGCTCGAGCGATCGTCGCCCAGACCTCTTTTCTGGGTCTCAGCTGGGAGACAACTTTATGGAGTCGGGCATCACAACACCACAGAATGAGCCAGCCGAACCCGTTAAGCTTGGGCCAGAGTTGACTCGGGACCTTAAGAAGATCAACCCGCCACGTTCACTTCCTGATAATCGACTTCAACGGCTGACGCAGATTACTGGGGGGTTCAATTTCGGGGGCGGGGGCAATGTGGAGATGAAACTCCCACAACGACATACTATGAACCCCATCGGTGATGGTTTCCAGGATACGGTCATTGCGGCTCGTGGGAAGCCAAATGGTCGTCAAGAGGAGAGAGTTCGTCCCGAGTCTCCTGCCAGGCCCGATGCTAGGCTACCCATGCGTGAAATAAGGATTCGAAAGTCTCATACTGGCAGATCAGAGGCATACGATATTGGTGACCGTGTGAGAAGCCCATCACCTACGGTTCGTGAAGTACAGTGGCCAACACATCATCGACAAGAGGATCCACGCCGAGCAGTCGATAACGATGTCGAGTATCTCTCTCAGGAAGACGAGCACGCGACGCCCAGGCCTaagaagcccaagccagCCCCAAGGGTTCTTTTGGAGAGCTCAATGCCAGCTGTTACTACTTCTACGAGTCGGGACAAGAAACGGCGACGGCCAAGTCCCGAATATGACGATGTAGCTCTCAGATCCATGTCATTCGCCGCATTACAGCAGCAGCCCTTTGATTTCGATCCGTCCAAGGAGGAACAAAAGGGCATTGGAGTCAATGCCGACAACCTAGCAGCCAAGCTGGACCAATTTCGCCATCTCGGCGATAAGGAACAGCGTGATCTGTTTTCCAACATGTCCATCGAAGATTGGGAATCATCGGGAGATTGGTTTGTCAGCGAGTTTACCGGCTTCATGCAGCGTTTGACAGAGGCGAGAAGACACAAACGCAGAATCATTCGCGAATTTGAAAAGGAAGCCGCCGATCGCGAGGAAGCTGTACGTCTGAGAACGGAAGCCATTGACCGAAAGCTATGTAAGATGAAGCAGGACGGTCAGCGAGTGGTGGAGGATAGGGGTGCGTAGGCTGGCGTTCAAGGTTGATGGATGGGTTTTTACGACTGATATGACTGCATGCTGGGAGTTGTGGTTGATTTGGCATCGAGCGTGGGATTTGAGCGGCGTTAAGGACACCTAGAGCGGATGAGCTCACTTACAGATACGGTCTGTTCAGCTACGACGGTCACATGCTGCTGCGGATTGTTGCTGGAAAAGTTCAgtgccatggatggatgggttaaTTAGTGTCTGGTCGGTTGGCATCAATTAGCCCCTTAGATTCGGCGAACATGTTTTACTTTTCTGTCGCGGCCCACCACCATTCTCAACTGACGGCCTGGTCGATTGGGAAAGACGCCTTTTCTCATGCTATCAGTGTAGAGCTCGTAGGCAGGGTAGTAGCCGTCGACAAACTTGACAACCTCTTGCGAGGTCATGCCCGCTTCGGGGTCATCGCGTTCCTCTCGCAGGTGGTCCTCCTGCTCAAGCCGCCAACCGTAGACGTAGCCGAGGTCCTCTGCGTCGATCTGGATGAAGGCGTCGAATAGATCCGTGAGGGTATTGTACTCGGCCAGTTTTTCGTTGACAAAGAGTAGGTCCTCTAGCTTGTGCTGCTTGAGAGTGCGGTTGGTGGTGTTTAGTCTTGCCTCAACGCCCTCACGAGTGAGAGGACGGAAGCCGACACACCAGCCCTCAAGGATGATTGCCTGGACCTTGGGTTGACCTGGCTGATTGACGGGGGTCCATTCTGACTCTGGAAGGCGGTCACCTTTGCCACCAGAGATGGCCTTGTCGTACTTGGGCAACTTGGCAGGCTCTCCCTTGAGAAGAGCATCAAAGAAGGCTTTTGCAAGAGGCAAGTCATGGGTTCCTAGGATTGTCAGTGCTGTTCACAGAACTGTGTAAGGGTACATACCGGGTTCCCCCCGATGTTGCACGAGAGCATTGTCTGGGTGAGACTCGGCTAGGGCAACCTGGTCTGCGCGGGTGAGGTAAAACTCGTCTATGCTGCAAACAAGAGTCGGgaccttttcttcctcaAGGGCTAGGCACAAGGCCTTGACGAGAGTCGACTTGCCAGCGCCCTGGATGCCATTGAGGCCTATGACGAAGGGACGGTCAGGCGCCTCCTCGCGGTGTAGCTTGAGCTGGGAGAGGATGAAGGGGAGACAGATGGGAGTCTTGTCGTCGACAAAGTGGGGAGGCATGCTGGGCGAGGCTGAAGGGAACGTTTGCCGCGGGATGGGATTTGGAGGCTTGACCAGAGGCTTTCTTCGGGCGTTTCAGCCGAAGCTCACGAGGCGATGCCGGGCGGCGCATTCAGGCTGTGGCCCGATGTGATTTTGCGGGGGGGTAAATTGTGGGGGACGTCCGTAGCCGGCCGGGAAGAGAATCGGCAGAGGAGATGGGAAGAATAACGCGTTTATGCTTATGCATTGGATGGCATTTCGGATATAGAATTAGTATTAGTCTTGACTACATACAGTAGAGCCCGGCAGTTACAGTATTGAACGTATTGATTCATCATTTCACCATCGACGAGCAAAGGTTGCATTGCAGCCGCCTCTTCCATCACCGTCAACATTCCTCGAATGACTCGTGATCTACCCTAAACGTATCGCAAATACTGTATGAAATCTATTCCTCTCTCTTCATCCGCATGTGACGTGAGATTTGCACATgacctcatctcatcaacttTCGCTCTGTTGCATGTGAAGCTCCCCCGAGTCCAAACGCGGCCTAGCGCATCCCCGCAAGTGACCCCCTCGGTACCCCATAGAAGCCGAGGCTTCCCCTTCACGAGCACCCCAGCTGGTCGCTTGGAGAGTTGCCGGGCTCAGCTTGTTAAGTTAAGAGCTGCGCGCCCCGACCTTGGGAGATTTTGTTTTTTTGTCTTTTAACCCTCCCTACCTTGTCTTGAGCGTGTCCTTTTCTCCTCTATACCcccaacacacacacatcacATCATGGCGGATCAACTGAGATACGACGGCCAGGTTGTCGTCGTTACAGGCGCTGGCGGTGGTCTTGGTAAGGCCTATGCCACCTTTTTCGGATCCCGCGGTGCCAGCGTTGTCGTCAACGATCTTGGCGTTTCCTCCAAGGGCGAGGGAACCTCTTCAAAGGTGAGATGAGCTCAACGTGTGCGCATTGCCATTGCTAACGACAGACAGGCTGCcgatgtcgtcgtcaacgAGATCAAGGCCGCCGGCGGCAAGGCCGTCGCCAACTACGACTCGGTCGAGAACGGCGAGCGCATCATCGAGACTGCCATCAATGCTTTCGGCCGAATCGATatcctcatcaacaatgcCGGTATCCTGCGAGATATCAGCTTCAAGAacatcaaggatgaggacTGGGACCTGATCATGAAGGTCCACGTCAAGGGTTCCTACAAGTGCGCCCGCGCCGCCTGGCCTCATTTCCGCAAGCAAAAGTACGGCCGTGTCATCAACACAGCCTCTGCTGCCGGTCTGTTTGGCAACTTTGGCCAGACAAACTACTCTGCTGCTAAGCTTGCTATGGTTGGCTTCACCGAGACTTTGGCCAAGGAGGGTGCCAAGTACAACATTCTATGCAACGTCATTGCGCCCGTTGGTAAGTAGCGTCGCGTCGCATCTAGAACATGCGCTGACCCAAGTAGCTGCCAGCCGAATGACCGAGACCATCATGCCTCCTGATGTTCTCGCCAGCCTGAAGCCCGAGTGGGTGGTGCCTCTGGTTGCCGTCCTGGTTCACAAGAACAACACCCAGGAGACTGGTGGTATTTTTGAGATTGGTGGTGGACATGCTGCCAAGCTCCGATGGGAGCGATCCAGTGGACTACTCCTCAAGGCTGATGAGTCTTATACACCTggagccatcatcaagaactgGAACAAGGTTGTTGACTACTCCAACCCCCAGTATCCTACCGGTCCCAACGATTTCCTCACACTGCTTGAGGATTCCATGAAGATGGGCCCTGCTGAGCAGGGTGAGACCCTCGACTTTACCGGCCGAGTTGCCCTTATCacgggtggtggtgctggtaTCGGACGAGCTTATGCTCTGGCCTTTGCCAAGTATGGTGCCTCTATCGTGGTCAACGATCTTGTCAACCCTGACACTGTGGTTGAGGAGATTAAGAAGCTCGGCGGTAAGGCTGTTGGTGTCAAGGCTTCGGCTGAGGACGGTGAGGCTGTCGTCAAGGGTGCCATTGATGCCTTTGGCCGCGTTGATATTGTTGTCAACAACGCTGGTATTCTCCGAGACAAGGCCTTTTCCAACATGAACGACGATCTCTGGGATCCCGTGTTGAACGTGCACCTTCGTGGCACCTACAAGGTCACCAAGGCTGCTTGGCCTTACTTCCTTAAGCAGAAGTATGGTCGCGTGCTGAACACTACTTCGACCAGCGGTATCTATGGCAACTTTGGCCAGGCCAACTATGCTGCGGCGGTAAGTCTTGTCTGAATTCGTCTGAACTTTTCTAATGATGATAGAAATGCGGTATTCTCGGTTTCTCGCGAGCCCTCGCTCTTGAGGGTTTCAAGTATGGCATCTATGTCAACACTATTGCTCCCAACGCCGGTACCGCCATGACTGCTACCATTATGCCCGAGGAGATGGTTCAGGCCTTTAAGCCCGACTACATTGCTCCTCTTGTTCTTGCCCTGTGCAGCGACAAGTGCCCCGAACCCACTGGTGGTCTCTACGAGGTTGGCAGCGGTTGGTGTGGTCAGACTCGATGGCAGCGAACTGGTGGCTACGGCTTCCCAGTTGACGTTCCTCTTGTCCCTGAGGAGGTTGCCAAGCACTGGAAGGAGATTGTCACCTTTGACGGCCGAGCAGACCACCCCTCCAAGAGCTCGGACTCGATTGGCAAGATCATGGCCAACCTTGAGAACCGAAGCAAGGGTAAGGAGGGTGAGAGTGAGCACCTCAAGATTATCAACGAGACCCTTAAGAAGGAGGGCAGCCCTACCGAGTACAAGTATGAGGAGCGAGATGTCATTCTCTACAACCTCGGTGTTGGTGCCAAGCGCACCGACTTGAAATATGTCTTGTAAGTTGATGATTTGTGGTGTGAGAGTCATGCTAACAATGAATAGCGAGGGCGACGAGAACTTCCAAGTTATTCCCACCTTTGGTGTCATTCCTCCTTTCAACGCCGAGATGCCTTTCGACTTTGACACCATCGTTCCCAACTTTTCGCCCATGATGCTTCTCCACGGAGAGCAGTATCTTGAGGTCCGCAAGTACCCCATTCCCACAAACGCCCGTCTTGTCACCCGAGGTCGCCTCCTCGAGGTTATCGACAAGGGCAGTGCCGCCATTGCCAGGACTTCGACTACTACCGTTGATGCTGCTACTGGCGAGGAGATCTTTTACAACGAGA from Fusarium falciforme chromosome 2, complete sequence includes these protein-coding regions:
- a CDS encoding Laccase 4; this translates as MYKTLYPLLPLVFATSISTLPETHHTQIQRREPCSGNTPSTRDQWCDFDIHSDYYTVTPETGVTREYWLEISEVLVALDGVERPAQAINGTIPGPTLFADWGDEVIVHLKSNLKGSTNGSSFHFHGTHQNYTNPQDGVVAITQCPVAPGSSITYKWRATQYGTSWYHSHFGLQTYDGVFGGLIIRGPASANYDEDVGTIMISDWSHRTVHQLLPEVARKGPALMDNVLINGTNVHGRDGEKNQTGKRFSMNFKKGKTYRLRLINVGIDTLYKFSIDHHTLEVIAVDFVSIKPYETDHVSLAIGERMDVLVTADQASEASSFWLRATPQQDCSKIADPDNILGIVYYGSSNSTPTTKGPKFEDKCIDEPYESLVPVVPRNVGPPDHQFEQNANRTWNEDGIIKWTLNSTTMAAEWDNPSLLKLRTNTSFAPSNAVIRIPKPNAWVYLAIETNLDISHPIHLHGYDFQILAQGPGPYGPNVTLNTKNPPRRDTALLPASGHLVLAFLTDNPGVWLMHCHIGWHAAEGFSLQFVVREDEIPALISEQQAKDINQGCKAWKEFTHNSEMEQDDSGI
- a CDS encoding ECM11 domain-containing protein — protein: MAPSLKDKGGRLLAFANAGPKPIRSQSQPENAPQNIEQPQSIAPAPVRRAFGDPREVPGLAGRHTAPPRENHPLSIPPPRSPPLSVASSNGRMRGSSSDRRPDLFSGSQLGDNFMESGITTPQNEPAEPVKLGPELTRDLKKINPPRSLPDNRLQRLTQITGGFNFGGGGNVEMKLPQRHTMNPIGDGFQDTVIAARGKPNGRQEERVRPESPARPDARLPMREIRIRKSHTGRSEAYDIGDRVRSPSPTVREVQWPTHHRQEDPRRAVDNDVEYLSQEDEHATPRPKKPKPAPRVLLESSMPAVTTSTSRDKKRRRPSPEYDDVALRSMSFAALQQQPFDFDPSKEEQKGIGVNADNLAAKLDQFRHLGDKEQRDLFSNMSIEDWESSGDWFVSEFTGFMQRLTEARRHKRRIIREFEKEAADREEAVRLRTEAIDRKLCKMKQDGQRVVEDRGA